One Lytechinus variegatus isolate NC3 chromosome 14, Lvar_3.0, whole genome shotgun sequence genomic region harbors:
- the LOC121427292 gene encoding protein MTL1-like, with translation SSSSSSSRSSSSFSSRSSRSSSRSRSRSSSSSSSSSSSSSFSSSIRSSSSSSSFSSSSSSSSSSSKSSSSSSSFSSSSSSSSSSKSSSSSSFSSSSSSSSSSSSRSSSRSRSSSSSSSSSRSSSSRSSSSSKSSSFRSSSSSSSSSSSSSSSSSSRSSSRSRSRRSSSSSSSSSSSSSSSSSSSSSSSSRSSSSRSSTSSKSSSSSSSRSSSSSSSSSSSSSSSSSSSSSFSVDHYEPDPYGPCGKPTMYVPNGGFDLYDSENYLLNIPTQCTSSIAWLECEPVVYCDNGYKFSGDVDLVCQKKNSTYEWVGPTPICIRRDEPTNDQGNNDQTINSKIWNHEPDPYGPCGKPTMYVPNGGFDLYDSENYLQCTSSIAWLECEPVVYCDNGYKFSSDVDLVCQKKNSTYEWVGPTPICIRDDHDRHSKKWKILGISVGLSLALTVCGGLVRGIRNMQGQRQRRANWTSTPPTAKPASPQSNDHRNYQI, from the exons agtagtagtagtagtagtagtaggagtagtagtagttttagtagtaggagtagtaggagtagtagtaggagtaggagtaggagtagtagtagtagtagtagtagtagtagtagtagtagttttagtagtagtata agaagtagtagtagtagtagtagttttagtagtagtagtagtagtagtagtagtagcagtaagagtagtagtagtagtagtagttttagtagtagtagtagtagtagtagtagcagtaagagtagtagtagtagtagttttagtagtagtagtagtagtagtagtagtagtagtagtaggagtagtagtaggagtaggagtagtagtagtagtagtagtagtagtaggagtagcagtagtagaagtagtagtagcagtaagagtagtagttttagaagtagtagtagtagtagtagtagtagtagtagtagtagtagtagtagtagtagtaggagtagtagtaggagtaggagtaggaggagtagtagtagcagtagtagtagtagtagtagtagtagtagtagtagtagtagtagtagtagtagtagtagtaggagtagcagtagtagaagtagtactagcagtaagagtagtagtagtagcagt agtaggagtagtagtagtagtagtagtagtagtagtagtagtagtagtagtagtagtagtagtagtagt TTTAGTGTTG ATCACTATGAGCCAGACCCTTATGGTCCATGCGGCAAACCCACCATGTACGTTCCCAACGGGGGCTTTGATTTATACGACAGCGAAAATTATTTACTTAACATTCCTACCCAATGCACAAGCTCCATTGCTTGGCTGGAATGTGAGCCTGTGGTTTACTGTGATAATGGATACAAGTTCTCTGGTGATGTTGATCTCGTATGTCAGAAGAAGAACTCAACCTATGAATGGGTAGGACCTACCCCAATCTGTATCAGACGAGATGAACCTACGAATGACCAAGGAAACAACGACCAAACAATCAACTCCAAGATATGGA ATCATGAGCCAGACCCTTATGGTCCATGCGGCAAACCCACCATGTACGTTCCCAACGGGGGCTTTGATTTATACGACAGCGAAAATTATTTACAATGCACAAGCTCCATTGCTTGGCTGGAATGTGAGCCTGTGGTTTACTGTGATAATGGATACAAGTTCTCTAGTGATGTTGATCTCGTATGTCAGAAGAAGAACTCAACCTATGAATGGGTAGGACCTACACCAATCTGTATACGAGATGACCACGACCGCCACTCCAAAAAGTGGA AGATATTAGGTATTTCAGTTGGACTGAGCTTGGCATTGACAGTGTGCGGTGGCCTTGTTAGggg AATAAGGAATATGCAAGGACAACGGCAGAGACGCGCCAACTGGACATCCACCCCTCCTACAGCAAAGCCTGCTTCTCCGCAGTCCAATGATCACAGGAATTACCAG ATTTGA